Proteins encoded within one genomic window of Rossellomorea vietnamensis:
- the argS gene encoding arginine--tRNA ligase → MNIVEKVQENLKAEIKAAVLKAGLATEDQIPDVILEIPKEKSHGDYSTNMAMQLARVAKKAPRMIADDIVANFDQSKASIEKMEIAGPGFINFYMNNEYLTDLIPLILDQDQEYGQSDAGNGERVNVEFVSANPTGDLHLGHARGAAVGDSLCNVLEKAGYNVTREYYINDAGNQIHNLAVSVEARYFQALGQDKAMPEDGYHGQDIIGIGKKLAEEFGSKYAEVSDEERYKFFREYGLKIEMAKLQKDLEMFRVPFNVWYSETSLYENGKIDAALKTLRDNGHVYEEDGATWFRSTELGDDKNRVLIKNDGTYTYLTPDISYHQDKFERGHDVLINIWGADHHGYIPRMKAAIEALGFDRDKLEVEVIQLVHLYKNGEKMKMSKRTGKAVTLRELVEEVGLDAVRYFFAMRSADTHMDFDLDLAVSQSNENPVYYAQYAHARICSILRQAEEQGLASEDKIDLKLIGTEKEVDLLKKLGEFPQMIADAAEKRTPHRVANYINDLASAFHSFYNANKVLDEENRELTTARLALVKVVRVTLQNALALIGVAAPEKM, encoded by the coding sequence ATGAATATCGTCGAAAAAGTACAAGAAAACCTGAAAGCCGAAATTAAAGCAGCGGTCCTGAAAGCGGGACTTGCAACTGAGGATCAGATCCCGGATGTCATCCTTGAGATCCCGAAAGAAAAGTCCCACGGGGATTATTCAACGAATATGGCGATGCAGCTTGCAAGAGTCGCCAAAAAAGCGCCGCGCATGATCGCTGACGACATCGTCGCTAACTTCGACCAGTCCAAAGCGTCCATTGAAAAAATGGAGATTGCTGGACCAGGATTCATCAATTTCTACATGAACAACGAATACTTAACAGATTTGATCCCGTTGATTCTTGATCAAGATCAGGAATATGGTCAATCAGACGCCGGAAATGGCGAGAGAGTGAACGTCGAGTTCGTATCCGCCAACCCTACAGGCGACCTTCATCTTGGTCATGCACGTGGAGCGGCCGTCGGTGATTCCTTATGTAACGTCCTTGAAAAAGCGGGCTATAACGTAACCCGTGAGTACTACATCAATGACGCCGGGAACCAGATCCACAACCTGGCGGTCTCCGTTGAAGCACGTTACTTCCAGGCCCTTGGACAAGATAAGGCGATGCCTGAAGACGGGTATCACGGCCAGGACATCATCGGAATCGGAAAGAAACTGGCTGAAGAATTCGGTTCGAAATACGCAGAAGTAAGCGATGAAGAACGCTACAAGTTTTTCCGTGAATATGGCCTGAAGATCGAAATGGCCAAGCTTCAAAAGGATCTCGAAATGTTCCGCGTTCCGTTCAACGTGTGGTACTCTGAAACATCCCTTTATGAAAATGGGAAAATCGATGCGGCATTGAAGACGCTGAGAGATAACGGTCACGTATACGAAGAGGACGGCGCGACCTGGTTCCGTTCTACTGAACTTGGCGATGACAAGAACCGTGTCCTGATCAAGAACGACGGTACGTACACATACCTGACTCCGGATATTTCGTATCACCAGGATAAATTCGAGCGCGGGCATGATGTACTCATCAACATCTGGGGAGCCGACCATCACGGATACATCCCGCGTATGAAAGCGGCCATCGAAGCACTTGGTTTTGACCGGGACAAACTTGAAGTGGAAGTCATCCAACTCGTTCACCTTTATAAAAATGGTGAAAAGATGAAGATGAGTAAGCGTACAGGAAAAGCGGTTACGTTACGTGAGCTTGTGGAAGAGGTGGGCCTCGACGCTGTCCGCTATTTCTTCGCCATGAGAAGTGCCGACACGCATATGGACTTTGACCTGGACTTAGCGGTTTCCCAGTCCAACGAAAACCCTGTGTACTATGCTCAATATGCCCACGCGCGTATTTGCAGCATCCTTCGCCAGGCAGAAGAACAGGGACTTGCTTCAGAAGACAAGATCGACCTAAAGCTGATCGGTACGGAAAAAGAAGTCGACCTACTGAAAAAGCTGGGTGAATTCCCGCAAATGATCGCCGACGCTGCGGAGAAACGCACGCCTCACCGTGTGGCAAACTACATCAACGACCTGGCATCTGCTTTCCACAGCTTCTACAACGCCAACAAGGTACTTGATGAAGAAAACCGTGAACTGACGACAGCACGTCTTGCTTTAGTGAAAGTCGTACGTGTCACGTTACAAAACGCTCTTGCCTTGATCGGTGTAGCAGCTCCGGAAAAAATGTAA